One window of Salmo salar chromosome ssa11, Ssal_v3.1, whole genome shotgun sequence genomic DNA carries:
- the LOC106562533 gene encoding gliomedin, with protein MLKLVADSRKRGGGGGIGGCEMLPSRPNLSVPLRVIIYGTCALALVNTVALLVLLVQQNQLWSHVELTEARLEEVEQSSMVEFFQEVPREGVAAGDTGRLAELRGGPGWLAGLRGGGAGGGERGLGKEQREQGEYQYSRNKRSRELERELRQELKEELRLELRELNHQESQELLQEVTQGLHQGQEVTQGLHQGQEVTQGLHQGQEVTQGLHQGQETGRGGLDTGEEVHPELREELHHGLREKMDKEMDKEMDKEMGKKMRHELNHKHRKTKGFQKTEIQDDMMMMMTYSMVPVKVLLDICNSTKGVCIAGPPGPPGPPGLPGLNGLPGHNGTEGIPGLDGLPGADGKQGKRGEKGEPGKKGDRGDPGSAGENTQSSNDVILEGPPGPAGPPGTPGPIGPPGPPGPQGPQGPPRNRSHRANLPIHAAQTLDPSHAVPNDGTLSAKEAGKLQEIPLNKKNECIIKSLINPRNVSKMESTFGTWMKDTAVLNDKRIWVAEHFSGRTVKEYKSITSFQNATSEVIDGRKFYQGCGHAVHNGSFYYHIAGTSNLARFDLQSKRLHTLAIDNALYHNLSYLFYNSKTYFKLAADENGLWLIFASSLDDSIMVAQLDLKSFSVTSYINTTYPRTKAGNAFVACGVLYVTDTKDTRVTFTFDLLKGKPVNVTFDLRSPGGVLAMLSYSPNDRHLYVWDQSYVKLYVVHFISDD; from the exons ATGCTGAAGCTAGTCGCTGACTCCcggaagagaggaggtggaggagggattgGGGGGTGTGAGATGCTCCCCTCACGCCCCAATCTGTCTGTCCCCCTGCGGGTGATTATCTACGGGACGTGTGCCTTGGCACTGGTCAACACTGTGGCTCTCCTGGTGCTCCTAGTGCAACAGAACCAGCTGTGGAGCCATGTGGAGCTCACCGAGGCCAGGCTGGAGGAGGTGGAACAGAGCTCCATGGTGGAGTTCTTCCAGGAGGTGCCCCGAGAAGGTGTAGCAGCAGGAGACACAGGAAGGCTGGCTGAGCTAAGAGGAG GCCCAGGGTGGCTTGCAGGGCTGCGTGGAGGAGGTGCAGGAGGAGGTGAAAGGGGTCTggggaaggagcagagggagcaGGGGGAGTACCAGTACTCCCGTAACAAGAGGAGTCGTGAGCTGGAGAGGGAGCTACGACAGGAGTTAAAGGAGGAGCTGAGGCTAGAGCTGAGGGAGCTGAACCATCAGGAGAGCCAGGAACTCCTGCAGGAGGTGACCCAGGGGCTACATCAGGGGCAGGAGGTGACGCAGGGGCTACATCAGGGGCAGGAGGTGACCCAGGGGCTACATCAGGGGCAGGAGGTGACCCAGGGGCTACATCAGGGGCAGGAAACGGGGCGAGGTGGGCTGGACACAGGAGAGGAGGTACACCCTGAGTTGAGAGAGGAGTTACACCACGGGTTGAGGGAAAAGATGGACAAGGAGATGGACAAGGAGATGGACAAGGAGATGGGGAAGAAGATGAGACATGAGCTGAACCACAAACACAGGAAGACAAAGGGCTTCCAGAAGACTGAGATACAGGacgacatgatgatgatgatgacctaTTCTATGGTGCCA GTCAAAGTGTTGTTGGATATCTGTAACAGCACCAAGGGAGTCTGCATAGCTG gacCACCCGGCCCTCCTGGACCCCCTG ggCTACCTGGCCTGAATGGTCTGCCTGGGCACAATGGCACTGAAGGCATCCCAGGACTAGACGGACTGCCTGGGGCTGATGGAAAACAAGGCAAGAGAG GTGAGAAAGGTGAGCCGGGGAAGAAAGGAGATAGAGGAGACCCTGGATCCGCAGGAGAAAATACACAATCGTCCAACGATGTCATCTTGGAGG GCCCCCCAGGTCCGGCTGGTCCTCCTGGTACTCCAGGCCCCATTGGCCCTCCTGGACCTCCTGGCCCACAAGGACCCCAGGGGCCCCCCAGAAACAGGAGCCACCGGGCCAATCTTCCCATCCACGCTGCCCAGACCCTGG ATCCGTCACATGCTGTACCAAACGATGGGACTCTGTCCGCCAAAGAGGCTGGGAAGTTACAAGAGATACCACTAAATAAGAAAAATG AGTGCATCATCAAGTCACTGATCAACCCCCGTAACGTATCTAAGATGGAGAGTACGTTCGGAACGTGGATGAAAGACACGGCTGTGCTGAACGACAAACGCATCTGGGTGGCCGAACACTTCTCTG GTCGTACGGTGAAGGAGTATAAGAGCATCACCTCATTCCAGAATGCCACCAGTGAGGTCATCGACGGCAGGAAGTTCTACCAGGGGTGTGGCCATGCCGTTCATAACGGATCCTTCTACTATCACATCGCCGGAACCTCCAACCTGGCCAG GTTCGACCTGCAGTCCAAGCGTCTCCACACCCTGGCCATCGACAATGCTCTGTACCACAACCTGTCCTACCTTTTCTATAACTCCAAGACCTACTTCAAGCTGGCGGCGGATGAGAACGGCCTGTGGCTCATCTTTGCCTCCAGTCTGGACGACAGCATTATGGTGGCCCAGCTGGACCTGAAGAGCTTCTCCGTCACATCGTACATCAACACCACCTACCCTAGGACCAAGGCCGGCAACGCCTTCGTGGCCTGTGGCGTGCTCTACGTCACCGACACCAAGGACACCCGTGTGACCTTCACCTTCGACCTCCTGAAGGGGAAACCGGTCAACGTGACCTTTGACCTGAGGTCCCCTGGCGGGGTGCTGGCCATGCTGTCCTATAGCCCCAATGACAGACACCTGTATGTGTGGGATCAGAGCTACGTGAAGCTGTATGTGGTGCACTTCATCTCTGATGACTGA